The Arachis hypogaea cultivar Tifrunner chromosome 16, arahy.Tifrunner.gnm2.J5K5, whole genome shotgun sequence genome contains a region encoding:
- the LOC112757406 gene encoding pentatricopeptide repeat-containing protein At1g77170, mitochondrial-like, whose translation MEAAREIFEQMPMRNCFVWSSMICGYCKKGNVEEAKDFGRLKESNIKPDSITCLIVLSACAHGGLINEALEITTKMERYGIEIGIRYYGCMVDLLGRAGRLKKVKRMPMKSNEAVFGALVGACQIHSDVQIAEQVMKLIGASTVSSSDSLNVLLFNTYAASEKWEKCEQMRRIRVHT comes from the exons ATGGAAGCTGCCAGGGAGATCTTTGAACAGATGCCAATGAGGAACTGCTTTGTGTGGTCATCTATGATTTGTGGTTATTGCAAGAAGGGCAATGTCGAGGAGGCTAAG GATTTTGGCAGATTGAAGGAATCAAATATAAAGCCTGATTCAATAACCTGTCTCATTGTGCTCTCTGCTTGTGCTCATGGTGGTTTGATAAATGAGGCTTTGGAAATAACAACTAAAATGGAAAGATATGGAATTGAAATAGGAATCAGATATTATGGATGCATGGTTGATCTATTGGGAAGAGCAGGGAGGTTAAAGAAGGTAAAGAGAATGCCAATGAAATCGAATGAAGCTGTTTTTGGGGCACTGGTTGGTGCATGCCAGATTCATTCAGACGTGCAAATTGCAGAACAAGTAATGAAGTTAATTGGTGCAAGCACTGTTTCAAGTTCTGATTCTCTCAATGTACTTCTGTTCAATACCTATGCAGCTTCTGAAAAATGGGAGAAATGTGAACAGATGAGGAGGATTAGAGTACATACCTGA